The Salvelinus sp. IW2-2015 unplaced genomic scaffold, ASM291031v2 Un_scaffold1166, whole genome shotgun sequence genome includes the window CTGTGTCCTCTGGTGAGTATACTGTGAAACCAATGGTCCGTGGGTCATTGAAGATCTCATAGTCGTTTCCCCCCTGAACAGAGAGGAATGTAGATACGGCTTTAGAATCTGCTTGTTCACAAATAGGTTTGCACCGACTGCCCTTTTCCCCCTTGTCGACCTCTTTCCTTGTTTCCTCACtcactctttatctctctctatgtctcagTAAAAMAGGTTAAATAAACACACAACCATCACAAAGCTCATGCAACATTSTTTCAGGCAGGGGTCAACTCCACWTAGAWTGACAWCAACAATGATCTCTGAACTTTAACCTTTAWCWTTCAAGCCACAGCACAATCCTACTCTCATTGCTATCTTTAGCCTCAGAGCATTCCCCACCACTGACACGTCRACAAGGTCCTCCCCTTCACTTACAGACGARGTCTCGTTGCCAAAGAAGTAGATAGCGTCCAGGCCCTCCCRCTCCAGCACGTCCAGACAGAGCCTCTTGTCCCAGCCTTCAGGGAACACGTCAAAACTGATGAGACCACCTGAATAGAGAGGCACACGAGAGGGAATAATTCAGTCAATTTCAATTGATACATTACAATTTAACATCATGTTACTGAACAGAATATTAGTCCCTCCCATAAAATAAACCCTCAGTCATGTTTTAGTGATGATTATTAACACATTACAACCAGCTCTCATGCCATGTCAGGGAtatttgttttggttggtcaATGACCTGATTAGTGAGGATGCCCAATGCATGTAAAATAGGTGTGATATTTCCCCCATTACAGGAACAGCAGCTTTGAGATATTTTTAAGTCTGCAACTTCTACCGGTTAATGCTGCCCATTTCTCTGCAACAGACTTGGAGCCCAACACATTCTCCTCTCGAAAAGCATGAAATGTTATTAAAAGCCCCAATCACTGTGCTCAGTTCAGCAGAACAGACTTATTTATGCCCTGTGCATCGACTGTGTGGTGATGGCTTTGACATACAGTCTGTGTCCAGGGAGACCAGTCTTATTATTGGTGATTATTCACTACTTGGCTGACCTCCATGAGGTCACTAACAGTATGTGAGCCATCAGGCTGCCCCATGAGGTGGACTCAGTTCCATAAACACAGCCTGTGGCTGACTCCTTTCTTTTAAATCGCTCTTTCCTTTTCATTCTACAACCAGAGCAGTTAGTCTTTAAATTCTGCCACATATTCAGGTCAATGAGCCGTGAATGTGCACAAAAAGCCCTCAGCAAAGTAAGTTTAAATTCTGCTTCTCGCCCATCCCCCCATCCCCCCTGCCTTCAGATTCTACTTCATTACCCCCCAgtgtttaaagcggcaatcagcagttgaagcAATAACAAAGCGCCCTCCTCARCACTGTTTCAGTAAAAGGTGTGGCGATGGGACTGGACAAATGTAAGCACTCTCAAATTCAAAGGcagagctatgaatgcaaggactgaccatccatgttatcaaaagtataactttaaccatgttttcaggctatacagtgtttgtttacatttactttgtttacatacTTTGGAGTAAAACTagcttatattttgtgttctgattgggtacaacagttgaactaagatcatatggcatttataagttatatccttcaagaatcaatggttacatatcattcatttattagtccagaaatggatgtagcaactgctgctTGACCCTAAGGGAAAGCTCACAAATGCAACAGCTAGGGaggtttcagccaatcagagggTGTATTGGCCACAAACACCCACATCCTCAGCCCATCCCCCACACAGTTCCTTTACCGCCCCTGGCCATGCACCATAAAGGTGAAAGAAAACAGAGCCAGGACAAAGGTGCCTGTATTTGAAGTGACGCTGCAATGTTGCCTTTTGAGCTGAGTGACACGGGCAAAAATCTATGGCGTAAGAACAGACAGTGCTGCATAGGCATAAACAGCATTGCATATGTGAAATGTGAACAAACCAAGGCAGGGTAGACGTGCAGAAACAGACTGCAATGAGCAAACACATACATCTTATCCACTAGCCTTCTCATTGGCTCGTTTTATCAGGCTCTGCGGCTGCAGTGCAAACAGCCCTCCAACTGGCTCTGCTGCCAGTGCAATGAGCATCAGCTTCCACATCAGCAACCAGAAGGATTCCCAGTTAATATCAGCAATCAGAGGGATTCCCAGGGCAGTCACTCAGTTAGGGTTGAAGTAAGgatgaaagtgtgtgtttgtaactACTGCTGCTAATGGCCCAAGGCTTTAACAGAGTGCCTTATGAAGACAACAGCCTTATCTCCAGCTGTTTGTGCAGCTGCCTGAATTGTGTACAGTTTCACAGGTCATTAAGTAAGCCCCACACCTCGTTACAGTCAGCAAACACCTAGTCTGACTAACCAGAGAAAAACATCTCTGAACCTCAGAGAGTGGAACAGGGGAGAGTAATGTTTAATGAAGTTGGGCACAATGTGTCCAGGAGATTGGCTACGCATGGCAGATCGTCTTTGTGAAGTGGCAGATAGGAAACAACAGCAAGGAAAAGACAGCAAAGGAGCAAGTACATTCAAGTCATAACGGGGTTCTATCTGAAAGATAAATGAGTCTTCAAATGTAGATATCACACCATGCACAGATGGCATACAAAAGAATACTGAAATACAAGACTAGAGGTGCTAATAGTTACACTGATATTAATTCCCAGCTCACATCCTGTGCCAGTTGGCTTACCTCTCGTAAATCGTAGACCCTTCCCAGCAAACTCCTCCTGCAGGGCCGCAACAAACTTCTCCCggattttctctctctgtgaagaGGTTAACGAAAGGGGTCAGGCTTCAGGCCACTAACGGTTAAGCCTCTCCACATCACCCATCAGACCACTAGACCCTCCATAATGTGTGGCTGTGAAACATCAATGTCTGTTCAGCCATCTTGAAAGCTCAGcattattttgacttgtttactCTCTTCCTCTTTTAATAGGAGCCAACATAACAGTATAAGGGAAAATCATGCCTGCTTGCACTGTGCAGTGATTTGAGGTTATAAGAGGTTGAAAACATGACTCAATCAataacacatgctttgtttgtttactgttcatttttaaaaGTTTATATGTTTAGGTGTTTTCCTTAGAAGATAATGACTGCTGTTTGGATCATTATTTAGGCACTCTTATACTGTGTAATACCTTGTCAATTTCAGAGAATTCGATTCGCTCCTCAAGTGTGCAGCTCCGGCCAATGGGGGAATTGtttaatacctgtctcttatacacatctagatgtgtataagagacagttcttGGGCAGCTTGATCAGCCCCATGTAGCTGAGACAGAAGTTAATGAGGTCCTGTAGTAGTTCCTCTCCTATCTGGTTCTGGATGGCCTGTAGGACAGAGGACATAGTTCAAATATTTGAACTGTCTTTTCTTATTAACACAGTGCAGTTCTCTTAAAGACATGATCATAACTTTCCCTTCCAGTCTTCTTAGCTGAGAGCAGTTTATAAGAAAAAAAGGTTGTGCCTGCATGTTGTTTACATGGAATCATGTTTAAATAGCTTGTTAGtgagcaaaaatatattttattcctTCCCTCACCTCAGTCACACCCACCTGTTTGGAAAGGAGCTTCCCATCTTTGTACTGCACCGTGCCATTCTCAGCAAACACATAGTCAAACTTCTGTATCACTATAAGAGAAAAAGAGGGCAAATTAGGTAAAAGTGTGTTACTGTGAGAACATTCATAGTAAATAGATAACACAAGCTACCAGCACATAGCCTAAAAAAATACACCCCCAACTGGAACACAGGCATGTTGTACCTGGTACAGAGGGATTATTGGTCATTGCAGATTACCACCTATGTAACACTACCTGGAACAGTCCAGTTTAATCTCTGTCCAGTCCATTCACTGTACACATATCTCACATGGCTAGAGTATCAAAGTACTGAGCATCTCAATCAGTCTTGCATAATGCAGTCTGGGGATGATCAGGATAGAGAACTGTTGATACAAAAAATGCCCTGAAAACAAAACCTTTAATGCACTAGTAGCACTCCCACTTATATTTACTCTATCGTTTGTTGCTTTACTTTTGTTGCTGCTCTGAGTGATAACTGTCAGTTGTCAGTGTGTTGGTGGCCAGTCTCCACTGCTGTGTATAAACTCCACCACAGGGTCAGTGTGTCAATGTAACACAGGTACATGAGCAAACATGTAACTCCACCTGGATCCATGTGAGACCAGGAGCGTAGACTTCAGTTATGATGTAGCTGCTTTTGTCTATGTCTGTTATTTATGGACTGATGTCAAATGAGAGTGGGCTGCCAACATGAAAGCCCCTAAACTGTCTCTCTGGGGAATTTCCCTGAAATAATTTCATGACCATGAAAGCGACATCCTTTTGGGGTTTGCAAAGCCCTGTGAGAGAAAGGCAATAATGTGGGTWTGAGGGTGAATATGTGAGACTGAAATGAGACCAAAGTGAGAATGAGGAACGCTCACCTTCATCTCCCTCACCCAGCTGCTCTGCGATCTTTGAGTAGTCTGATCCACCCACTATGCCGATCTTCACTTTCCTGCGCAGAGACTGTAAAAACTCATCCAGCTTAGGGTCAATTTTCTGCAGGATGTAAGCACACACGCAtggcgcgtacacacacacagacacacacacacacagtctgtacctGTTTGTGTTGTCTATCATTGAAAACACAGTTTTAGGGACTCATAATATAAACTGTGACAAGACAGGCATTTACAGTCCTGAAAACTGCTTTTGTTGTCTGACCACAAAGCGGGAGAATGCTTTTGTTTGTGAGGTTAGGTAGCATAGACAGAGTGAGATTGGCATCTGTCTCTGAAGGAGGAGCAACTTTGATAGTGGTTTATTCATCCTCTGCAGAAATAATCCTATTAAACCAGCTTTCCATCTTGCCAGAGAGACTTGGGTAGACGATCAGGCAGGGACCGCTTCATGTTCACATGAGGAAACTGCATTACATAATATAAGGGCAGTGGGTTTATTCTGCACACTTATGTCTCTGTGACCGACCAACGGCTGCTGAACTGGACACTGCCTACACGACGGTCATTGAACATTTCTTACATCACCGATCCAGACACAGACAAGAATGCCAAtagacaaaaaataataatattgtagGCTATGTTACAACAAAGACATCATCTTGTGATGATGGGCAGAGATAAGAGGGATAATCAACATTTTTATCCTCCTGTTTAATTAAATTATTTGAAGACATGGAGAACTGCCTGTTTTCACACATGGCAATTGCAAAGACATTCCTTGATGCAGCATTGTGTAACCGAGTTAACCATTTATCAACATATGAATGAGACATTTTTGTTAAACTACTGAAATCATTATGAAAAGCACTAGAGAGCCATTTCACTGATTATTAATTGATTATCTTGCATTTCAAATCTGAGGGTCAAAAGAGGCTGAGGATATAACTAATAGGGTACCCCCATTATGAATGTCAACATCCTTGATCATAGTAGTCAGAGTTTTTAGGGTAGAAACTCCATGTGACTCTTTTTCCCATGTACCCAATTTAAGTTGTTTACTATCAGTTATCTGTCTGTTAAAGTTCCAATGCAGCTGTTGTTATCTCAAAATCAAATKATTTCTGGGTAAAAATTAAGTACCTtaattgtcaaaaagaaacaaaaaatagcttcagagcaaagagcaatttctcaagcaagaatttagctaggactgtctgagagtggtctgagtggggaggggaaaaacaacaaaaatgtgctgttattggcagagaggtttggaagtcTCTTTCTCATTGGTCTATATCACCAGGCATGCCAAAACTCATCCCACCAAAGCAGGTTGAAATTCAAAcagctgtcttttcaaacagctcttacactaaaagggcattattataattttcacaatttcacagtattattccaacctaatAGTGTggcaatatatataaaacactggGCTTTTAAGAATTGGCGCGAACAGCTGCAAGGTAATTGATACTTCATATGGACGGACTTGAaactttcaggaaacagcagttaTAGGGTATTTTGAATAAGCATAAGCAGTGTAACAGTGGTCTAGGGTTGACCATCACCAGGATGCTATATGAAACTTGACATCATACGTGTTGTGCAAGTAGGCAACAGTAGCCTACAGTCGTGTTCTCGTACGGACGGAGGACATAACGTTCTTCCAAATTAATTATATCTCTGCTTCATGGGGCGCGCGCTACTTTTAGTGAAATATAAGCTTCAGATGCAAACGAAGACATTTCAGTTTCATTCAAAAGAGTTGGCGGACGACTGCATTTGTAGGCTACAACCACGGGATTAAATAATATATGAAATCAAGAACTTGGAAGGACAGAAAATGATGCTGTTTGCCTACATTATCAGAaagtatattgacagaaaatagTAAATCATTACATAACGTGCAGGAACATTCCAGACCTTGCAGCAGATAAGACATTGACATTGTTGCAACAGTTTTGCGCTATCAAGATGGCACGGCAATTGGCAAAGCGCCCTATAATTCTTTAAAAATAGAAAGCCTTGACAAGTACGACAGCATTAGAAGAAAGAAAATGACAAACACAATACAATGGGATAATGAAAAATGTTATTTAGCCTACCTCTCTCGGTGGGGTAAGAGTGCCGTCCACGTCAAATAAACACAGAATAGTCCTTTTTGAAGAACCGTTTGATTCATCCATTTCTTATCTTTCAATAATAGTGTTACTAATGTGTAAGTAATGATAGTGTTACTAATGTGTAAGAAATATTCTGGGTAAAAGTGACGATTTTCTGATCTTGCCTCTTATGCAAAACAAAGATTTCTGTATAGGCTACAATACAGTACACTGTAAAATGTATTGCCTACCACTAGTTGGATTAATAATTTATGCCATGCGGTCTAGTAGATAACGACAAACCATATCCAATAGTTTTAGAACTGTAGCTTATCCCCAGACTGAATAATAGTTCTGCCACCGTTTCCGATCGAATTCAGAGAATCATCACAGGCAGCTCGACACGTCTCAGGTTTATTTTGCAACAGTGTCTCGACTCTCGTAAACTACATGCAAACAGCCAATCGCAGCTTCTATGTTTGATGACGCGTAATGGGTTTTGGCAAGATATATAAACATAGAAGTCCATTGACCCCCATGTCAAATCAAGACTGATTAAGACCCATCTCAACAGTAATTCGACCATTCACCTAGAGGGGAGGACAGTGCTCAGA containing:
- the LOC112069940 gene encoding LOW QUALITY PROTEIN: phosphomannomutase 1-like (The sequence of the model RefSeq protein was modified relative to this genomic sequence to represent the inferred CDS: deleted 1 base in 1 codon), with the translated sequence MDESNGSSKRTILCLFDVDGTLTPPREKIDPKLDEFLQSLRRKVKIGIVGGSDYSKIAEQLGEGDEVIQKFDYVFAENGTVQYKDGKLLSKQAIQNQIGEELLQDLINFCLSYMGLIKLPKNCSYTHLDVYKRQVLNNSPIGRSCTLEERIEFSEIDKREKIREKFVAALQEEFAGKGLRFTRGGLISFDVFPEGWDKRLCLDVLEXEGLDAIYFFGNETSSGGNDYEIFNDPRTIGFTVYSPEDTARHCREIFFKAPANES